The DNA segment CGTCGGAGGCGGTCACGTGAAAGTTGATGTGGCAGTGAAAGAGCCATCGCCCCGGGCGCACCGGTGACCAGCTGACGAGCATCGTCTGGCGGGCGGACATCGCCTCGGTCACGACCAGTCGGCGCTGCTCGGCCGTATACGTGGTGTCGCTGAACGAGGTGCCCTTGCTGTCGACGCGAAAGTAGGCGCCGTGCAGGTGCATGGGATGCGGGCGACCCGTCGCGTTGATCACGCGCCAGCGTACCGTGTCGCCCACCACGACCGAGAGGCGCTCGGTCCACGGCCACGACTTGCCGTTGATGGTGAGCGCGTTGCTGTAGCGGATGGAATCGAGCGGTTGTCCCCAGATGTTGAGCACGAAGACGCGATCGGGAACGGAGCCCTCGGGAGGATCGACGATGAAAGCGCCGCCGGCCTGGTCGTACTCCACCAGGTCGCTCGGATTCCCGATGCGCGCGCGATAGTAGTAGGTCCCGGCCGCGCCCGCGGCGAAGGTCAGCGTGCGCGCCTCGCCAGGCTGAAGGATGATGCTGTCGCGTGCGGCGGGGCGGGTGGTGAGTCCGAAGAGCGTGATGGCCGAATCGGCGAGCGCATTGTGCACGGAGGCGGAGACGATGGTCCCCGCGCGCACGCGGATGAGCGGCGCGGGGACTTGCGGCGCCCCACCCTCCTCCGCGAACGCCGCGACACGCAGGACGGGGCCGTCGGGGGCCTCCGGCGTCCAGTCGGCGAGCTGCACCACCAGTCGGAGGTGCAGGGTGTCACGCCGTACCACGCCGGCGGGGCGTGTGTTGTCGTTAGGCGAGACCGCGGCGACCGCGCGCGTGGGACGGGTGGCGGCGAGCGTCGCGGTGGCGAGGAGGGCGGCGGCGAGCAGGCCGGCAGGGAGCAGGCCGGCGGGAAGGAGGCCGAGGCCGCCGCGAGGGGAGTACATCGGACCAGACTCCGAACGTGCGGGGGGAACGCGAGCGGAAGCATGGTCCCCGTGAGCGGCGATGGCAAGCTGAGGCCGCTAGATGGCGACCGCTCGCGCTCTCCCTTTCTCCTCGCTATCCTCCCGCCGTCGCGCGGTGCCGCCCCAACGCGCCACCGATGGCCACGATTGAGGGCGGCGGCCCCTGCGCCCTGCCTGCCGCGCCCCGGGCATCGGGTCGACTTTCCCCACGCCAGCCCACACGCCGAGGATCCCCTCCATGACGCGCCGATTGTCCGTGATTGCCACGTTCCTGCTGGGGGCATGTACGCTGCAGCGTTCGACGCCGGCCCTGTCGTCTTCCGCCGCCGGGATGGACGAGCATACGGCGCACATGAGCGCGGCCGACCGGGCGGCACCCGCGCCCTCGCGGTCGTCGGGCGATGCCACGCAGCAGGGGACCGCCGGCCTGCCGGCGAGCGCTGCCACCGCCGCCGCGCGCCTTGCGGCAACACCGCGACACGGCGAGTGGGTCCAGATCGCATGGGGGCCTGGCTCGGCCGATTCGCTCATGGCCTGGATCGTCTATCCGAAGTCGTCGGCCAAGGCCCCCGTGGTCGTAGTGGTGCACGAGATCTTTGGACTCTCAACGTGGGTGCGCGCGGTTGCGGACCAGGCGGCGGCCGATGGTTTCATCGCCATCGCCCCTGACTTCCTCTCGCGCGTGCGCGGCGGACCGAGCTCGGTCGAACTCGCCTCGGACACCGCCCGCCGGTTGATTGCCGGCGTCGACGCCGCCGAGCGCAATCGCGCGATCGTCGCCGCGGCCAACTACGCGATGATGCAGCCGGCCGCCCTGGCGAAGTACGCGGTCTTCGGATACTGCTGGGGGGGATCGACGACGTTCATGCACGCCGTGCATGGCGGCGTGAAGGGTTTCGCCGGCGGCGTCGCCTACTACGGCCTGCCGTACATGACCGGTGGTTCGCCGGCCACGGAAACGGCCGCCGCCGTCCCCGCGCGCGTCAACGCCGATTCGCTGGCGAAGATCAAGGTCCCCGTGATGCTGCTCAACGGATCCAAGGACGCACGCATCGCCGCGGCCATGCCGCAGCTCGACTCCATCATGAAGTCACTCGGCAAGACCTATACAGGGGTGAACTACGAAGGGGCCGTGCACGGCTTCCTGCGCGCACAGAACGATCCCAAGCAGAAGCGCGATGAAGCCGAGGAAGCGGCCAACTTTGCCGCGACGCAGGATGCATGGCCGCGTACGCTTGCGTTTCTCAGGCAGCAGCTCGGTGTGAAGTAGCACCGCGTGCACCATCACTCGCAGTCTCGAACCTCTTCCGTGGAGCGTTTCATGGTTCGTCAGGCCTTGTCGGTCGTCGCGTTGACATGCGTTGCCGCTGCATCGCTTCCTGCCCAGGGGAGCGTACAGAAGTCGGCGCTGCACGACTTCCGGATCACGACGGTTGCCTCCGGGCTCGTACAGCCGTGGTCCATCGCCTTCCTCCCCGGGGGCGACATCCTCATCACCGAGCGTCCGGGGCGGCTGCGCATCGTGCGCAAGGGGAAGCTGCTCGACGCCCCCGTCGCAGGGGTGCCGACCGTGGCGACGGCGGGGCAGGCGGGGCTGCTCGATGTCGTGCCGCACCCGAACTTTGCCAGCAATCGCCACGTCTACTTGAGCTACTCGAAGCCGATGGGCGATAGCGGGAAGACGACGACGGCGGTGGCGCGCGCGACGTTCGAGAACGACCAGCTCGTGGGGCTCACCGACATCTTCGTCGCCAAGACCAACGGCACGATCGGGCACTTCGGCTCGCGCCTGGCCTTCGATGGCAAGGGGCACCTCTTCATTACGGTGGGCGATCGCATGGCCCCGCCGTCGGGGAACCTCGAGGCGCACCCCGCGCAGGACCTCTCCAACCACCACGGGAAGACGATCCGCCTCAACGAAGACGGGAGCGTCCCGAACGACAACCCGTTCGTGGGGCGCGCCGGTGCCTTGCCGGAGATCTACAGCTACGGCCACCGCAACATGCAGGGGCTCGTGGTCAACACGGCCTCGGGCGACGTATGGGAGACCGAGCATGGCCCGCAGGGGGGCGATGAGCTCAACCTGATCAAGGCCGGCGCTAACTACGGATGGCCGGTGATCGGCTTTGGCGTGAACTACCGCACCGGCGCCGCGATCCATGCCGGGACGATGCGCCAGGGGATGGAGCAGCCCGTGCAGGTGTGGGTTCCGTCGATCGGCGCTTCGGGGCTGATGCTCTACACGGGGGACAAGTTCCCCGCGTGGAAGGGGATGCTCTTCGCCGGCGGGCTGTCGGGTGAGCGCGTGACGCGCTTCACCGTCGACGGGCAGAAGGCGGAGCTGGCGGAGCACGTGGTGCGCGGGCTCGGACGAATCCGGGACGTGCGCCAGGGCCCCGACGGTTTCATCTACATCGCGATCGACAATCGTGAGGGGAAGCCGACCGACGTCGTCAGGCTGGAGCCGGTGGCGCGGCGCTGATCGATTGCCCCATTTCTGCGGCGCGCCGAAGCTCGGCGCGCCGCATTTCATTTCCGGTGACCCATTCTCCCATGCAACGCCGCGAGTTCCTCGCCGCCTCCGCGATCGCCACGCTCGGTGCCACCTCGGCGCTCAGCGC comes from the Gemmatimonadota bacterium genome and includes:
- a CDS encoding dienelactone hydrolase family protein — protein: MTRRLSVIATFLLGACTLQRSTPALSSSAAGMDEHTAHMSAADRAAPAPSRSSGDATQQGTAGLPASAATAAARLAATPRHGEWVQIAWGPGSADSLMAWIVYPKSSAKAPVVVVVHEIFGLSTWVRAVADQAAADGFIAIAPDFLSRVRGGPSSVELASDTARRLIAGVDAAERNRAIVAAANYAMMQPAALAKYAVFGYCWGGSTTFMHAVHGGVKGFAGGVAYYGLPYMTGGSPATETAAAVPARVNADSLAKIKVPVMLLNGSKDARIAAAMPQLDSIMKSLGKTYTGVNYEGAVHGFLRAQNDPKQKRDEAEEAANFAATQDAWPRTLAFLRQQLGVK
- a CDS encoding PQQ-dependent sugar dehydrogenase, whose protein sequence is MVRQALSVVALTCVAAASLPAQGSVQKSALHDFRITTVASGLVQPWSIAFLPGGDILITERPGRLRIVRKGKLLDAPVAGVPTVATAGQAGLLDVVPHPNFASNRHVYLSYSKPMGDSGKTTTAVARATFENDQLVGLTDIFVAKTNGTIGHFGSRLAFDGKGHLFITVGDRMAPPSGNLEAHPAQDLSNHHGKTIRLNEDGSVPNDNPFVGRAGALPEIYSYGHRNMQGLVVNTASGDVWETEHGPQGGDELNLIKAGANYGWPVIGFGVNYRTGAAIHAGTMRQGMEQPVQVWVPSIGASGLMLYTGDKFPAWKGMLFAGGLSGERVTRFTVDGQKAELAEHVVRGLGRIRDVRQGPDGFIYIAIDNREGKPTDVVRLEPVARR